A genome region from Hevea brasiliensis isolate MT/VB/25A 57/8 chromosome 9, ASM3005281v1, whole genome shotgun sequence includes the following:
- the LOC110645130 gene encoding uncharacterized protein LOC110645130 isoform X1: MENIEIETNAETMDNSVIFHVIKDVMGFILYMHQQIPSVFQDIGLEFDALKDEYHELEMDLAQAESNASVRRKHMGKIREVKGKIRRLEKLMYTVSGLESALKLIISEIPSLESFILVVGASPIRPQHVYELCFSRGKSILRDAIDFTKTKAAEGLSRKAIRALIAKGVGSDSYPGSTKLFLLVKAPSSFTLPPHFLPKRGFRYSKKITPVRLQLKCKSQNLKMDIPDSACQTSSSINLGDSTSNEFIWFQCRQVVKGLAFATPTEE, translated from the exons atggaaaaTATTGAGATCGAGACCAACGCAGAGACTATGGATAATTCGGTGATCTTCCATGTCATAAAAGATGTTATGGGCTTCATCCTCTACATGCACCAGCAGATCCCTTC CGTTTTTCAAGATATTGGCCTAGAATTCGACGCCCTGAAAGATGAGTACCATGAACTG GAGATGGATCTTGCACAAGCTGAATCAAACGCATCTGTTCGAAGAAAGCATATGGGCAAAATTAGAGAGGTCAAAGGTAAAATTAGGAGATTGGAGAAGTTAATGTATACAGTTAGTGGCCTTGAAAGTGCATTAAAACTGATAATCAGTGAGATTCCTAGCCTTGAGAGTTTCATTTTGGTCGTGGGAGCTAGTCCGATACGACCCCAGCATGTGTATGAGTTGTGCTTTTCACGCGGAAAATCGATCTTAAGAGATGCAATTGATTTCACTAAAACCAAAGCAGCAGAAGGGCTTTCAAGAAAG GCTATTCGAGCATTGATAGCTAAGGGTGTTGGGTCTGATTCTTACCCAG GTTCTACTAAATTGTTTCTATTGGTAAAAGCTCCATCTTCTTTTACTCTGCCCCCGCATTTTCTTCCAAAACGTGGCTTCAGATATAGCAAAAAG ATAACGCCTGTCAGACTGCAACTCAAGTGCAAAAGCCAAAATCTGAAAATGGATATTCCTGATAGTGCTTGTCAAACGAGCAGTTCCATCAACTTGGGGGATTCGACTtcaaatgaatttatatg GTTTCAGTGTCGTCAAGTTGTGAAGGGGCTTGCATTTGCAACTCCAACGGAAGAATGA
- the LOC110645128 gene encoding uncharacterized protein LOC110645128 — MANNEDGEVGFEEGIPLLPSHILHEAIWETKECQHHHHQFRNLSKLPLQPQQLRSKSSPRPHLRTKYPNWASGVHGMQAIFLDSGKKSCGTGVFLPRRAGTNLQSSKKPACSPVLLPARVVQALNLNAHEIGLQISRRQDAKNNSRGRDCNSIKNKNSKEASAQHCVVSQNENSSPEIFLPKEWTY, encoded by the exons ATGGCCAATAATGAAGATGGAGAAGTTGGGTTCGAAGAAGGAATTCCACTGCTACCTTCTCATATTCTACATGAAGCAATATGGGAAACCAAG GAATGCCAACACCACCATCATCAATTTCGTAATCTTTCTAAATTGCCTCTGCAGCCCCAACAACTG CGCTCAAAATCTAGCCCAAGACCTCATCTTAGAACAAAATATCCTAATTGGGCATCTGGAGTCCACGGAATGCAAGCTATTTTTCTTGATTCCGGTAAAAAATCATGTGGAACCGGAGTTTTTCTTCCAAGAAGAGCAGGCACAAACTTGCAATCCAGCAAGAAGCCAG CTTGCTCTCCTGTTCTTTTACCTGCGCGTGTTGTTCAAGCTCTCAATCTCAATGCCCATGAAATAGGCCTGCAGATATCACGCCGGCAAG ATGCCAAGAATAACTCAAGAGGCAGAGACTGCAAttcaatcaaaaataaaaatagcAAAGAAGCATCAGCACAACATTGCGTGGTATCACAGAATGAAAATTCTTCACCAGAGATATTTCTTCCCAAAGAATGGACTTACTAG
- the LOC110645130 gene encoding uncharacterized protein LOC110645130 isoform X2 yields the protein MENIEIETNAETMDNSVIFHVIKDVMGFILYMHQQIPSVFQDIGLEFDALKDEYHELEMDLAQAESNASVRRKHMGKIREVKGKIRRLEKLMYTVSGLESALKLIISEIPSLESFILVVGASPIRPQHVYELCFSRGKSILRDAIDFTKTKAAEGLSRKAIRALIAKGVGSDSYPAPSSFTLPPHFLPKRGFRYSKKITPVRLQLKCKSQNLKMDIPDSACQTSSSINLGDSTSNEFIWFQCRQVVKGLAFATPTEE from the exons atggaaaaTATTGAGATCGAGACCAACGCAGAGACTATGGATAATTCGGTGATCTTCCATGTCATAAAAGATGTTATGGGCTTCATCCTCTACATGCACCAGCAGATCCCTTC CGTTTTTCAAGATATTGGCCTAGAATTCGACGCCCTGAAAGATGAGTACCATGAACTG GAGATGGATCTTGCACAAGCTGAATCAAACGCATCTGTTCGAAGAAAGCATATGGGCAAAATTAGAGAGGTCAAAGGTAAAATTAGGAGATTGGAGAAGTTAATGTATACAGTTAGTGGCCTTGAAAGTGCATTAAAACTGATAATCAGTGAGATTCCTAGCCTTGAGAGTTTCATTTTGGTCGTGGGAGCTAGTCCGATACGACCCCAGCATGTGTATGAGTTGTGCTTTTCACGCGGAAAATCGATCTTAAGAGATGCAATTGATTTCACTAAAACCAAAGCAGCAGAAGGGCTTTCAAGAAAG GCTATTCGAGCATTGATAGCTAAGGGTGTTGGGTCTGATTCTTACCCAG CTCCATCTTCTTTTACTCTGCCCCCGCATTTTCTTCCAAAACGTGGCTTCAGATATAGCAAAAAG ATAACGCCTGTCAGACTGCAACTCAAGTGCAAAAGCCAAAATCTGAAAATGGATATTCCTGATAGTGCTTGTCAAACGAGCAGTTCCATCAACTTGGGGGATTCGACTtcaaatgaatttatatg GTTTCAGTGTCGTCAAGTTGTGAAGGGGCTTGCATTTGCAACTCCAACGGAAGAATGA